A genome region from Marinobacter panjinensis includes the following:
- a CDS encoding sulfite exporter TauE/SafE family protein, whose amino-acid sequence MTVTDVLALLALGGLAGFINVLSAGGSMLTLPLLMFLGLPPQVANGTNRVAITFQSITAVGSFHRMGHGNLVVSLHLAVPAVVGSLLGAWVATWVADAVFEFVLVTAMIGASVFMLLPQPMLDTRPLTPDRLGPVIYLAMFLIGVYGGFIQVGVGALFLVVLYRMLKIDLRQVNVFKVSIVLLYTLPALLIFAISDQVRWGMGLTLALGNITGAFIAVRVNLSDEGARWVKWITLGMVAAILVRLIVY is encoded by the coding sequence ATGACGGTAACTGATGTCCTGGCCCTGCTTGCTCTCGGTGGTCTCGCCGGCTTCATTAATGTGTTGTCTGCCGGTGGGTCCATGCTGACACTGCCGCTGCTTATGTTTCTCGGGCTGCCACCCCAAGTGGCAAACGGCACCAACCGGGTCGCCATTACCTTCCAGAGCATCACTGCGGTGGGCAGCTTCCATCGGATGGGGCATGGCAACCTGGTGGTCAGCCTGCATCTGGCGGTGCCGGCGGTCGTTGGTTCGCTGCTGGGAGCCTGGGTGGCCACCTGGGTGGCCGATGCAGTCTTCGAATTTGTGCTGGTGACCGCCATGATCGGCGCCTCTGTGTTTATGCTGCTGCCCCAGCCAATGCTGGACACCCGCCCGCTGACGCCGGACCGGCTTGGCCCTGTTATCTACCTGGCCATGTTCCTGATTGGTGTCTACGGCGGCTTCATACAGGTGGGCGTTGGCGCGCTTTTCCTGGTGGTTCTGTACCGAATGCTGAAAATTGACCTGCGCCAGGTGAACGTATTCAAGGTTTCCATAGTCTTGCTGTATACCTTGCCGGCGCTGCTGATTTTCGCCATCAGTGACCAGGTGCGGTGGGGTATGGGGCTGACGCTGGCTCTTGGCAATATCACCGGTGCATTCATTGCAGTTCGCGTCAATCTGAGTGACGAAGGCGCCAGGTGGGTCAAGTGGATCACCCTGGGGATGGTCGCAGCCATTCTGGTCAGACTCATCGTTTATTAA
- a CDS encoding TRAP transporter permease has translation MAERETGEPPVEVRDESISDAAERLDHRLIGPVIFWLAVGAALIHLYFNTLSTLSTLWTSALHFGLFGLICTLTNPMLKARSAAGQRVVLGVDVVLGLVAMACAFYLILFEDDLYQRGVNFNMADWMASIAAVVLILELARRTVGWFIPLLCVVALTYVAWWGQYVDGIFNFPGLSWETVLFRSYLGGQGMLGSIARISWTYVFMFILFGAFLVKSGAGDFIIELARCAAGRFVGGPGFVAVFSSGLMGSVSGSSVANTVSTGVITIPLMRKAGFPARFAAGVEAAASTGGQLMPPVMGAGAFIMASYTQVSYLTIIGVAALPALLYFLSVAMFVRIEAKRSHAVKLEDDEAPTLKEVMKDGWHFLLPLVVLIAALIYGFTPTYAAGIAILSVIVASRLSRHPMGFRDILDALAMGARNITTTAILLITVGLIVMVVSTTGIGNTFSLMITDWAGGSLVITILLVALASLILGMGLPVTAAYIVLATLSAPAIYNLIAQGQVLELLVNGNLPEQAKAIFMLAAPDKMELLNAPMELATAQQLLAVVPDTFSTQLLEQALSPATLSMVLVAAHMIIFWLSQDSNVTPPVCLTAFAAAAIAGTPQMRTGFTAWKLAKGLYIVPLLFAYSPLITGDFTEMIRVFCFALFGIYAIVAGLEGYLEHRLHPVVRLLMFPIGALMLWPHGQVLLDGAGVVIFLAILIWSARRGRASPALEQVARAES, from the coding sequence GTGGCTGAGCGGGAAACGGGCGAACCTCCGGTGGAGGTTCGCGACGAAAGCATCAGCGATGCAGCGGAACGACTGGATCACCGGCTGATCGGGCCGGTGATCTTCTGGCTGGCCGTTGGCGCTGCATTGATTCACCTGTACTTCAACACCCTGTCCACGCTGTCGACCCTGTGGACATCGGCGTTGCACTTTGGCCTGTTCGGTCTGATCTGCACCCTGACCAACCCGATGCTGAAGGCCCGCTCGGCTGCCGGTCAGCGGGTGGTGCTGGGCGTGGATGTGGTGCTTGGTCTGGTCGCAATGGCCTGCGCCTTTTACCTGATCCTCTTTGAGGATGACCTTTACCAGCGTGGCGTCAACTTCAATATGGCGGACTGGATGGCCTCCATCGCTGCAGTGGTATTGATTCTGGAGTTGGCCCGAAGGACCGTGGGCTGGTTCATTCCGCTGTTGTGTGTGGTGGCCCTGACCTATGTGGCCTGGTGGGGGCAGTATGTTGACGGTATCTTCAACTTTCCGGGTCTTTCATGGGAAACGGTGCTGTTCCGATCCTACCTCGGTGGCCAGGGCATGCTGGGCTCGATTGCACGGATATCCTGGACCTACGTGTTCATGTTTATCCTGTTCGGTGCCTTCCTCGTCAAATCCGGCGCTGGCGATTTTATCATTGAGTTGGCGCGCTGTGCTGCCGGCCGCTTTGTCGGTGGCCCTGGCTTTGTGGCGGTCTTTTCCTCGGGGCTGATGGGATCGGTATCCGGCTCCAGTGTCGCCAATACCGTGTCGACCGGTGTTATCACTATACCCCTGATGCGCAAAGCGGGCTTTCCGGCCCGCTTTGCTGCCGGCGTTGAAGCGGCGGCATCCACCGGTGGCCAGCTGATGCCTCCGGTGATGGGAGCCGGGGCGTTTATCATGGCCTCTTACACCCAGGTCTCCTACCTGACCATCATTGGCGTGGCAGCGCTACCTGCGCTGTTGTACTTCCTCTCGGTGGCCATGTTCGTGCGGATTGAGGCGAAACGCAGCCACGCGGTCAAACTGGAAGACGACGAAGCGCCCACTCTGAAGGAGGTGATGAAAGACGGCTGGCATTTTCTGTTGCCACTGGTCGTGCTGATTGCAGCACTGATTTATGGGTTCACGCCCACCTACGCCGCAGGCATCGCCATCCTTTCCGTGATCGTTGCGTCCCGTTTGTCCAGGCACCCTATGGGGTTTCGGGATATTCTGGATGCGCTGGCCATGGGCGCAAGAAACATAACCACCACGGCGATTTTGCTGATTACCGTTGGTCTGATCGTGATGGTGGTCTCCACTACGGGTATTGGAAATACCTTTTCCCTGATGATTACCGACTGGGCCGGTGGCAGCCTGGTTATCACAATCCTGCTTGTCGCCCTGGCATCACTGATTCTGGGTATGGGCTTGCCGGTTACAGCGGCTTACATTGTACTGGCGACTCTATCGGCACCCGCGATCTATAACCTGATCGCCCAGGGCCAGGTGCTGGAATTGCTGGTGAATGGCAACCTGCCGGAACAGGCAAAAGCCATCTTCATGCTGGCAGCCCCCGACAAAATGGAGCTGCTCAATGCGCCGATGGAGCTGGCCACGGCTCAGCAGCTGCTGGCAGTGGTGCCGGACACTTTCAGTACCCAGCTGTTGGAGCAGGCCCTTTCCCCGGCGACCCTGTCGATGGTGCTGGTGGCTGCTCACATGATCATTTTCTGGTTGTCGCAGGACTCCAATGTGACACCGCCGGTCTGCCTGACCGCGTTCGCAGCGGCGGCGATTGCGGGCACACCGCAGATGCGCACCGGATTTACTGCGTGGAAGCTGGCCAAGGGCCTGTATATTGTGCCGCTGCTGTTTGCCTATTCACCATTGATTACCGGTGACTTTACCGAAATGATCCGGGTATTCTGTTTCGCCCTGTTTGGCATCTATGCCATTGTCGCCGGACTTGAGGGCTATCTGGAGCACAGGCTCCACCCGGTTGTGCGGCTGCTGATGTTCCCCATCGGGGCCCTCATGCTATGGCCCCACGGTCAGGTTCTGCTGGATGGAGCCGGGGTGGTGATATTTTTGGCAATTCTGATCTGGAGCGCTCGCCGAGGCAGGGCTTCGCCGGCATTGGAGCAGGTTGCCCGGGCTGAGTCATGA
- a CDS encoding TAXI family TRAP transporter solute-binding subunit gives MNKNRFLQSTVGLLAAAIFSFSPGVHAEGNYVMGTATTGGTYYPVGVALSTLIKVKLEPTTNISVSAISSAGSGENLKLMDEDQIQFGILQGLYGAYAWNGTGPVPKAYKNLRSVSMLWQNVEHFVVSKELADTGTIADMTNLYDESFSIGARNSGTEGSGRFILGNVGIDLDKIDLAYLGYGPSADALQNGNIDGMNIPAGVPASAVTRAYANMGSDITTLNFTTEQLAEVNSDFELWTPYTIPAGTYPNQDEAIETIAQPNILAVRADVSEEDVYQITKTIYANLPFLNNIHPATKAMALDKAIAGLPMPLHPGAVRFYQEQGLTIPDRLIAE, from the coding sequence ATGAACAAGAACCGATTTCTGCAATCCACCGTGGGCTTACTGGCAGCCGCCATTTTTTCCTTTTCTCCCGGGGTGCACGCCGAAGGCAACTACGTAATGGGCACCGCGACGACCGGAGGTACCTATTACCCGGTGGGCGTTGCCCTTTCCACGCTGATCAAGGTAAAGCTTGAACCCACGACCAACATTTCCGTGTCTGCCATCAGTTCTGCCGGTTCCGGCGAGAACCTCAAGCTGATGGACGAGGACCAGATTCAGTTCGGTATTCTCCAGGGCCTTTATGGTGCCTATGCCTGGAATGGTACCGGACCGGTACCAAAGGCCTACAAGAACCTCCGCTCCGTCTCCATGCTCTGGCAAAACGTCGAACACTTCGTGGTGTCCAAAGAATTGGCGGACACCGGCACCATTGCCGACATGACCAATCTATACGACGAAAGCTTTTCCATTGGTGCCCGGAACTCCGGCACTGAGGGCTCCGGACGCTTTATCCTGGGCAACGTGGGCATTGACCTGGACAAGATCGATCTGGCGTATCTCGGCTATGGTCCCAGTGCTGACGCACTGCAGAATGGCAATATCGATGGCATGAACATCCCGGCCGGCGTACCGGCATCAGCGGTCACCCGGGCTTATGCCAACATGGGCAGCGACATTACCACCCTGAATTTCACCACGGAACAGTTGGCCGAGGTGAACAGTGATTTCGAGCTGTGGACTCCGTACACCATCCCGGCGGGCACCTACCCCAATCAGGACGAGGCGATCGAGACCATTGCCCAGCCCAATATCCTCGCCGTGCGTGCGGACGTTTCCGAAGAGGATGTTTACCAGATCACGAAAACGATCTACGCCAATCTGCCGTTCCTGAACAACATCCATCCGGCTACAAAGGCGATGGCACTGGACAAGGCCATAGCCGGTTTGCCCATGCCGCTTCATCCGGGCGCAGTCCGGTTTTACCAGGAGCAGGGGCTCACCATTCCTGATCGGCTGATTGCCGAGTAA
- the putP gene encoding sodium/proline symporter PutP, which produces MAIGVWISLFLYFALMIAIGVYAMRRATSSSEDYMLGGRALSPKVAALSAGASDMSGWLLLGLPGALFASGLGSAWIGIGLLVGAFFNWTLVAPRLREQTVHYGNAITIPSFLANRFPTQALSLRTVSAIVIVIFFAVYTASGLVAGGKLFESAFAGIFNFGGLSDYAVGIVITLGVVLAYTVVGGFLAVSMTDFVQGCIMMLALVIMPAVVLFGEGGGGFAQASQTLNEVDPTLLSWTEGLTFIGWLSAVTWGLGYFGQPHIIVRFMAIRTLKEVPIARNIGMGWMTISLIGAVSLGVFGRAYAIRNGLDVEDPETIFIILSNLLFHPLITGFLYAALLAAVMSTISSQLLVSSSSLTEDFYRLFLRKEADDKECVFVGRICVVLVGLVAAVIASDPDSQVLALVSNAWAGFGAAFGPLIILSLMWSRTNGAGAIAGMVVGAATVMIWISLGWNGEFMGGPGVYEIIPGFLLSFIAILAVSSVTADAGEYQHITR; this is translated from the coding sequence ATGGCTATTGGTGTTTGGATAAGTCTATTTCTTTATTTTGCGCTCATGATCGCCATCGGCGTTTATGCAATGCGCAGAGCTACGTCTTCATCCGAAGATTACATGTTGGGTGGGCGAGCACTCAGTCCAAAGGTGGCGGCGCTATCGGCCGGGGCATCAGACATGAGTGGTTGGTTGCTTCTGGGTCTTCCAGGGGCGCTGTTTGCATCGGGCCTGGGTTCGGCCTGGATCGGTATCGGCCTGCTTGTGGGTGCGTTCTTTAACTGGACCCTGGTGGCGCCACGGCTTCGTGAACAGACGGTTCACTATGGTAATGCGATCACCATTCCGTCGTTCCTGGCGAACAGGTTCCCGACTCAGGCACTGTCGCTGAGAACGGTATCCGCGATCGTTATCGTTATTTTCTTTGCGGTTTACACCGCGTCCGGCCTGGTTGCCGGCGGCAAGCTGTTTGAAAGTGCGTTTGCCGGAATCTTCAACTTCGGTGGTTTGAGTGATTACGCAGTGGGTATTGTCATCACGCTGGGTGTCGTATTGGCCTACACCGTTGTTGGTGGTTTCCTGGCGGTGAGCATGACGGATTTTGTCCAGGGTTGTATCATGATGCTGGCGCTGGTGATTATGCCGGCGGTGGTGCTCTTTGGTGAAGGTGGCGGTGGTTTCGCCCAGGCTTCACAGACTCTGAATGAAGTCGACCCCACGCTACTGTCGTGGACGGAGGGACTGACCTTTATAGGCTGGCTGTCTGCGGTTACCTGGGGGCTTGGGTATTTCGGTCAGCCCCACATCATCGTGCGCTTTATGGCAATTCGCACTTTGAAAGAAGTACCTATTGCTCGTAACATCGGGATGGGCTGGATGACTATTTCCCTGATTGGTGCCGTCTCTCTGGGCGTGTTCGGCCGGGCCTACGCCATTCGCAATGGATTGGATGTTGAAGATCCGGAAACCATCTTTATCATTCTGTCGAACCTGCTGTTCCATCCGCTGATCACCGGTTTCCTCTATGCTGCATTGCTTGCCGCAGTCATGAGTACCATTTCAAGCCAGCTTCTGGTGTCTTCATCGTCATTGACTGAAGACTTCTATCGTCTGTTCCTGCGCAAGGAAGCCGACGACAAGGAATGCGTATTTGTTGGCCGGATCTGTGTTGTACTGGTTGGTCTGGTTGCTGCCGTAATCGCCTCCGACCCGGATTCTCAGGTTCTGGCTCTGGTCAGTAACGCCTGGGCAGGTTTCGGTGCCGCCTTTGGCCCGCTGATCATCCTGTCGCTGATGTGGTCGCGCACCAACGGCGCGGGCGCCATCGCTGGTATGGTTGTAGGTGCTGCTACCGTTATGATCTGGATTTCACTGGGCTGGAACGGTGAGTTCATGGGTGGCCCGGGTGTGTATGAGATCATTCCTGGCTTCCTCCTTTCCTTCATTGCGATCCTGGCGGTGAGCAGTGTGACTGCAGATGCTGGTGAATATCAGCACATCACTCGCTGA
- the putA gene encoding bifunctional proline dehydrogenase/L-glutamate gamma-semialdehyde dehydrogenase PutA, translating to MFNASKVLEPAFQEQPKSFFWQGIIANYAVDEARYLNELIPLAQSDAAEHRAVTETATSLIKKVRDQDDSVHMIDALLQEYSLDTQEGILLMCLAEALMRIPDKYTADALIQDKLSDADWKKHVGRSESTLVNASTWGLLLTGRVVKMDKRLDGSPSSIWRRLVKRSGEPVIRSAMYQAMAIMGKQFVLGRDIDEALKNAREYRDMGYSYSFDMLGEAAMTSDDAARYLKDYRDAIASVGNDTYPGSKAPAPSISIKLSALHPRYEVSQEERVLQELGATLTGLLEFARENKVSITIDAEEMDRLEISLKLFERVFSSPVVRGWGGFGLVIQAYSKRALPVLCWLTKLAREQGDEIPIRLVKGAYWDTEIKICQQLGLESYPVFTRKEATDTSYLACLRFLLSDYTQGALYPQLASHNAHTVASVLAMAKSKRRRIEFQRLHGMGDALYNSILAENDIPVRIYAPVGAHKDLLPYLVRRLLENGANSSFVHRLVDAATPIEDLIQNPVHELQKYDSLPNDRIPAPTHIYGDERRNSRGMNIHVAADLDPLLNHLAQWSESGWEAAPVIRGEKRREGSPREITAPFDTTRPVGHVYWSTEALSAEALDVAAAGFPGWRDRPVGDRARCLETFADLMESHMEELMAICCREAGKTMQDGIDEVREAVDFCRYYAIQGRARFGDAMALPGPTGESNELYMEGRGVFLCISPWNFPLAIFTGQIMAALVAGNTVIAKPAEQTSLVAGRAFELMLEAGFPPDVIQLLPGDGASIGGKLTPDPRIAGVAFTGSTEVAHVLNRALAQREGAIVPLIAETGGQNAMIVDSSALPEQVVRDVIQSAFASAGQRCSALRVLYIQKDVAERMETLLAGAMQELSVGNPELHSTDVGPVIDDEARSSLQSHLTELDKGARFIASTPLPETCQSGYFVAPSAYGISGINELKREHFGPIVHVVHYTAEKLDEVIDDINSAGYGLTLGIHSRSESTAAYIEQRVKVGNTYVNRNQIGAVVGVQPFGGRGLSGTGPKAGGPHYLLRFATERTRTINTTAVGGNASLLSLGIEKV from the coding sequence ATGTTCAATGCAAGCAAGGTGTTAGAGCCTGCATTTCAGGAACAGCCAAAATCCTTTTTCTGGCAGGGAATCATCGCCAACTACGCCGTTGATGAAGCGCGCTACCTTAATGAACTGATTCCCCTGGCCCAGAGTGATGCTGCAGAGCATCGCGCCGTCACCGAGACGGCTACCAGCCTGATTAAAAAGGTCCGGGACCAGGACGATTCCGTCCATATGATCGATGCACTCCTTCAGGAGTACAGCCTGGATACCCAGGAAGGCATCCTGCTCATGTGTCTGGCGGAAGCATTGATGCGTATTCCTGATAAATACACTGCCGATGCCCTGATTCAGGACAAACTTTCCGACGCCGACTGGAAAAAACACGTTGGTCGCAGTGAGTCCACGCTCGTCAATGCCTCTACCTGGGGACTTCTGCTGACAGGGCGGGTGGTCAAAATGGACAAGCGCCTTGACGGTTCGCCCTCCAGCATCTGGCGACGCCTGGTCAAGCGCAGCGGTGAGCCGGTCATTCGCAGTGCCATGTACCAGGCTATGGCCATTATGGGCAAACAGTTTGTTCTCGGCCGCGATATTGATGAGGCACTGAAGAACGCCCGGGAATACCGCGACATGGGCTACAGCTATTCCTTCGATATGCTGGGCGAAGCGGCAATGACCAGCGACGATGCCGCCCGCTACCTGAAGGATTATAGGGATGCCATCGCATCGGTCGGAAACGACACCTATCCCGGCAGCAAGGCCCCGGCACCCTCGATTTCCATCAAGCTCTCCGCGCTGCATCCCCGCTACGAAGTGTCCCAGGAAGAGCGTGTTCTGCAGGAACTCGGTGCCACACTGACGGGTCTTCTGGAATTCGCCCGGGAGAACAAGGTGTCGATTACCATCGACGCCGAAGAGATGGATCGTCTGGAAATCTCACTAAAGTTGTTCGAAAGGGTGTTCAGCTCCCCCGTGGTCAGAGGGTGGGGCGGCTTCGGGCTGGTTATCCAGGCCTATTCAAAGCGGGCGCTGCCGGTTCTGTGCTGGCTGACAAAGCTGGCCAGGGAGCAGGGTGATGAGATTCCCATCCGGCTGGTCAAAGGTGCCTACTGGGACACCGAAATCAAGATCTGCCAGCAGTTGGGGCTGGAAAGTTACCCGGTATTCACCCGCAAGGAAGCCACCGATACGTCCTATCTGGCGTGCCTTCGATTCCTGCTGAGTGACTATACCCAAGGAGCGTTGTATCCCCAGCTGGCCAGTCATAACGCCCACACCGTTGCCTCGGTGCTGGCCATGGCAAAGAGCAAGCGCCGCCGGATCGAGTTCCAGCGCCTCCATGGTATGGGTGATGCGCTTTACAACAGTATCCTCGCGGAGAACGATATCCCCGTGCGCATTTACGCTCCGGTTGGCGCCCACAAGGATCTGTTGCCGTATCTGGTGCGTCGCCTCCTGGAAAACGGCGCCAATTCCTCCTTTGTACACCGTCTGGTGGATGCGGCGACCCCCATTGAAGACCTGATTCAGAATCCGGTTCACGAACTCCAGAAATACGATTCACTGCCCAATGACCGGATTCCGGCGCCAACTCATATCTATGGCGATGAGCGTCGTAATTCCAGGGGTATGAATATTCACGTTGCCGCCGATCTTGATCCGCTGCTGAACCATCTTGCCCAGTGGTCGGAATCCGGCTGGGAAGCAGCCCCGGTGATCAGGGGTGAGAAAAGACGCGAAGGAAGCCCCAGGGAAATTACCGCGCCCTTCGACACAACCCGACCCGTGGGGCATGTCTACTGGAGCACCGAGGCCCTGTCGGCTGAAGCGCTTGATGTGGCTGCTGCGGGCTTCCCCGGTTGGCGGGATCGCCCTGTGGGTGATCGTGCCCGGTGCCTGGAAACATTCGCGGACCTGATGGAATCCCACATGGAAGAACTCATGGCAATCTGTTGCCGTGAAGCCGGTAAAACCATGCAGGATGGCATCGATGAGGTTCGTGAAGCTGTTGATTTCTGTCGTTATTACGCCATTCAGGGGCGGGCCCGGTTCGGCGACGCCATGGCCTTGCCTGGGCCAACGGGAGAGAGCAACGAACTCTACATGGAAGGGCGTGGCGTATTTCTCTGTATCAGTCCCTGGAATTTTCCGCTGGCCATATTTACCGGCCAGATCATGGCAGCCCTGGTTGCGGGTAATACAGTCATTGCCAAACCGGCGGAACAGACAAGCCTGGTGGCAGGCCGCGCTTTTGAGCTGATGCTCGAGGCCGGATTCCCGCCTGACGTGATTCAACTTTTACCCGGTGATGGTGCATCAATCGGCGGCAAACTGACCCCGGACCCCAGGATTGCCGGCGTCGCCTTCACCGGTTCTACAGAGGTAGCGCATGTCCTCAATCGTGCCCTTGCTCAGCGCGAGGGAGCCATTGTGCCCCTGATCGCAGAGACGGGCGGGCAGAATGCCATGATTGTGGACAGCAGTGCGTTACCGGAGCAGGTGGTCAGAGATGTGATCCAGTCCGCCTTTGCCAGTGCAGGGCAGCGCTGCTCGGCACTGCGTGTGCTCTATATTCAGAAGGATGTGGCCGAGCGAATGGAAACCTTGCTGGCAGGCGCCATGCAGGAGCTGTCGGTTGGTAATCCGGAGCTGCACAGTACCGATGTCGGGCCGGTGATTGATGACGAAGCACGGTCCAGTCTGCAGTCGCATCTGACGGAGCTGGACAAGGGCGCCCGCTTCATTGCCAGTACGCCACTGCCTGAAACCTGCCAGTCAGGGTATTTCGTAGCACCATCGGCCTACGGAATTTCGGGCATCAATGAGCTGAAAAGGGAACATTTCGGGCCTATTGTTCACGTTGTCCACTACACTGCAGAGAAACTGGATGAGGTTATTGACGACATTAACTCAGCCGGGTATGGCCTTACGCTGGGAATTCACAGCCGCAGCGAATCCACAGCTGCGTATATTGAACAGCGCGTGAAAGTGGGCAATACCTACGTCAACCGGAATCAGATCGGTGCGGTTGTCGGTGTTCAGCCCTTTGGTGGTCGGGGCTTGTCGGGCACCGGCCCGAAAGCCGGCGGTCCGCATTATCTGCTGCGGTTCGCCACCGAGAGAACCCGTACGATCAACACGACAGCCGTGGGGGGGAATGCCTCGTTGCTGTCTCTTGGAATCGAAAAGGTGTAA
- a CDS encoding AraC family transcriptional regulator — MLNARLLKLPTASHHHRHEHHQIVVGVRGEADLSVDGTGSHLDTWRACLVPTEARHDYCGDLQNHVLVINLDPYVPAFNSPAHSEYETLAPLFERPRTLVLDSKLQGLVQFVAGEFDRSPENEGMKHHMGASILHCMAERLNDGREVRQNRHAISPDTIRRYIMENIQRKITVNDLAGVACLSVSRFHEMFREVVGVTPHQFLLQTRLDQAVQLLTMTPLSVSEVSYRTGFSSQSALTNALRKHKGTTPSRLRIDGKVA, encoded by the coding sequence ATGTTGAACGCACGCTTGCTCAAGCTTCCAACGGCTTCTCATCACCATCGCCATGAACACCACCAGATTGTTGTCGGGGTTCGCGGCGAAGCCGATCTCAGCGTAGACGGAACCGGTTCCCACCTGGATACCTGGCGTGCATGCCTGGTGCCCACCGAAGCCAGGCATGATTACTGTGGCGACCTCCAGAATCACGTTCTGGTGATCAATCTCGATCCTTACGTGCCAGCCTTCAACAGTCCTGCTCACAGTGAATACGAAACATTGGCCCCGCTATTCGAACGGCCACGCACGCTGGTGCTGGATAGCAAATTGCAGGGACTGGTGCAGTTTGTCGCCGGAGAGTTTGATCGCTCGCCTGAAAACGAGGGCATGAAGCACCACATGGGCGCGAGTATCCTGCACTGTATGGCCGAGCGCTTGAATGACGGCCGCGAAGTTCGCCAGAATCGCCATGCCATAAGCCCGGATACGATCCGGCGCTATATCATGGAAAACATCCAGCGTAAGATAACTGTCAACGATCTTGCCGGGGTTGCCTGCCTCAGTGTCAGCCGTTTTCATGAAATGTTCCGGGAGGTGGTTGGCGTGACGCCACATCAGTTCCTGCTGCAGACCCGCCTTGACCAGGCTGTACAGCTGCTGACAATGACCCCGCTGTCAGTGTCGGAAGTCAGTTACCGAACTGGATTCTCCTCACAGAGTGCGCTCACCAATGCCCTCCGAAAACACAAGGGCACAACACCTTCCAGACTACGAATTGATGGCAAAGTTGCCTGA
- the tmk gene encoding dTMP kinase, with protein sequence MTGRGQFITFEGTEGVGKSTQLANAAATLKALGVDYTVTREPGGTPMAESIRELLLAPRDEPVNDMTELLLMFAARAQHLHTRILPELEAGRWVLCDRFTDATFAYQGGGRGVPAERIALLENLVQGSFRPDQVILLDAPVETGMTRARHRGELDRFEQEAVAFFERIRRTYLERAAADHGRYHIVDAAQPLEAVSRDVTSLINRLVSRS encoded by the coding sequence ATGACCGGGCGCGGGCAGTTCATTACCTTTGAGGGCACCGAAGGCGTTGGTAAGTCCACTCAACTGGCAAATGCGGCGGCTACCCTGAAGGCGCTCGGTGTTGACTATACCGTGACCCGGGAACCCGGCGGCACGCCCATGGCGGAGTCCATTCGCGAGCTTCTGCTGGCTCCCAGGGACGAGCCAGTCAATGACATGACCGAGTTGCTGCTGATGTTCGCGGCTCGTGCGCAGCACCTTCACACACGCATACTTCCGGAGCTGGAGGCCGGGCGCTGGGTATTGTGTGACCGCTTTACCGACGCCACCTTTGCCTATCAGGGAGGAGGGCGCGGTGTGCCTGCAGAGCGTATCGCCCTTCTGGAAAACCTGGTGCAGGGGAGCTTTCGGCCGGACCAGGTGATTCTGCTGGACGCGCCAGTAGAAACCGGGATGACGCGCGCCCGTCACAGGGGCGAGCTGGACCGGTTTGAGCAGGAAGCCGTCGCGTTCTTCGAACGCATTCGCCGGACCTATCTCGAGCGGGCTGCAGCAGACCATGGCCGATATCATATAGTGGATGCGGCACAGCCGCTGGAAGCGGTCAGCCGCGACGTTACCAGTCTGATTAACCGGCTGGTCAGTCGGTCCTGA